The following coding sequences are from one Lysinibacillus sp. FSL W8-0992 window:
- a CDS encoding M20 family metallopeptidase, whose protein sequence is MSIHEKISSLIEAKSEASVALSNAIWAVPELHFQEKKSVQYMKAALEKEGFATEVGVAGLETALVATFGSGKPVIAFLGEYDALPGLSQKGGATHYEPLENGGSGHGCGHNLLGTGAFAAAVAVKDYLEQNNQSATIRFYGCPAEENGSGKAYMAKAGIFDDVDIAISWHPGTFSSVMTCSSLANYAVTFKFTGKSAHAAAAPHLGRSALDAVELMNVGVNYLREHIIPEARLHYAVTDSGGTSPNVVQPYAEVTYLVRAPKKQQVQEIYQRVENIAKGATLMTGTSVEIAFEGAASNLISNKTLYDAMQKQILEIGMPTYTIEDEQHAQAIFNTFSPEIQASSLVGLKKEDAMQLKDKVIADHIPSVLPEFIMGGSTDVGDVSWIVPTVQCTTVCMALGTPLHTWQVVSQGVMPIAHKGMLQAANIMACTAVELINNPVLIAEAKKEWKERLDGEMYVSLIPEGTNPPKR, encoded by the coding sequence ATGAGTATTCATGAAAAAATATCTTCGTTAATTGAAGCAAAAAGTGAAGCTAGTGTAGCATTGAGCAATGCGATTTGGGCGGTGCCTGAACTGCATTTTCAAGAGAAAAAATCTGTTCAGTATATGAAAGCGGCATTAGAAAAAGAGGGCTTTGCGACAGAAGTTGGCGTTGCTGGGCTTGAAACGGCACTCGTAGCAACATTCGGTTCTGGAAAGCCTGTTATTGCATTTCTAGGTGAATATGATGCACTCCCAGGCTTGAGTCAAAAGGGTGGGGCTACACATTATGAGCCACTAGAAAATGGTGGAAGTGGTCATGGTTGTGGACATAACTTATTAGGAACAGGTGCATTTGCTGCTGCTGTTGCGGTGAAGGATTACTTAGAGCAAAATAATCAATCAGCGACGATTCGATTTTATGGTTGTCCAGCAGAGGAAAATGGTTCAGGTAAAGCTTATATGGCGAAGGCTGGTATTTTCGATGATGTCGATATTGCGATATCTTGGCACCCTGGTACTTTTTCATCGGTTATGACTTGTAGCTCTCTAGCAAACTATGCAGTAACTTTTAAGTTTACGGGGAAAAGTGCACATGCTGCCGCTGCACCCCATCTTGGCAGAAGTGCGTTAGACGCAGTTGAGCTAATGAATGTTGGGGTAAACTATTTACGTGAGCATATTATTCCAGAGGCGCGCTTGCACTATGCGGTTACAGATTCAGGCGGCACGTCTCCGAATGTTGTCCAACCATATGCGGAAGTAACTTATTTAGTAAGAGCACCTAAAAAACAACAAGTACAAGAGATTTATCAACGTGTTGAAAATATTGCGAAAGGCGCAACGTTGATGACAGGAACTTCGGTGGAGATTGCCTTTGAGGGAGCTGCATCCAATCTTATTTCAAACAAAACGCTGTATGACGCAATGCAAAAACAAATACTTGAAATTGGTATGCCAACTTATACAATAGAAGATGAGCAGCATGCGCAAGCTATTTTTAATACGTTTAGCCCTGAAATTCAAGCATCATCATTAGTTGGTCTAAAAAAAGAAGATGCGATGCAGTTAAAAGATAAAGTCATTGCTGATCACATCCCTAGTGTCCTACCAGAATTTATCATGGGCGGATCAACAGATGTAGGAGATGTTAGCTGGATTGTTCCTACTGTTCAATGTACAACTGTCTGTATGGCACTAGGTACACCGCTTCATACTTGGCAGGTTGTATCACAGGGCGTCATGCCGATTGCTCATAAAGGAATGCTACAGGCTGCCAACATTATGGCTTGCACAGCAGTTGAATTAATAAATAATCCTGTGCTTATTGCAGAAGCTAAAAAAGAATGGAAGGAACGCCTAGATGGGGAAATGTATGTTTCATTAATCCCAGAAGGAACAAATCCTCCAAAGCGTTAA
- a CDS encoding MFS transporter codes for MTTNEMTKKSRNIILALLFLGWSLGNLDRYIMNYAVVAITGDLSLDASSTGIILSAFFLGYAIMQIPGGWLADKFGAKRILLIAVIMWSIFTGLTAIAWSLAAMIVIRFLFGIGEGGFQPASSKIIATVFPKEERGRAMSIMLTSGGIVSLIVPLLSAYLLGTIGWRMMFIIIGLIGAFIAFLYWKYIKLPQEQTVSTGSVEDGKVTTKVSFKELFKTPLMWNLIIAYFCIYAVNWGLVSWIPTYLQKNRGLDLMSIGWAQTIPAITTIIGVYGSGFIIDKLPRGMDKILGSISCAVIGILLYLMFTAESVTLFIGYQTVVSIFIAFVITLLPAIVLKKLPSSITGSAMGVANTGGQLAGFVTPMAIGFMVDAFDGSFDAAFWMLIGFAGICIISLLTLNDQKGKLLNL; via the coding sequence ATGACAACAAATGAAATGACAAAAAAATCTAGAAATATTATACTGGCGCTATTATTTTTAGGATGGTCGTTGGGGAATTTAGATCGTTACATTATGAACTACGCAGTTGTAGCAATTACAGGGGATTTAAGCTTAGATGCGTCTTCTACAGGAATTATTTTAAGCGCTTTCTTTTTAGGCTATGCGATTATGCAAATTCCTGGTGGTTGGTTAGCAGATAAATTTGGTGCGAAACGAATTTTATTAATAGCTGTCATTATGTGGTCCATCTTTACGGGCTTAACTGCTATAGCATGGTCTTTAGCAGCAATGATTGTTATTCGATTTTTATTCGGAATTGGTGAAGGTGGATTCCAGCCAGCTAGCTCTAAAATCATTGCAACTGTTTTCCCTAAAGAAGAAAGAGGGAGAGCAATGTCGATTATGCTTACCTCTGGAGGCATTGTATCGTTAATCGTTCCACTTCTTTCTGCTTATTTATTAGGAACAATTGGCTGGCGTATGATGTTCATTATTATCGGCTTAATAGGGGCATTTATCGCCTTTCTGTACTGGAAATACATTAAACTTCCACAAGAGCAAACTGTATCAACAGGTAGTGTTGAAGATGGGAAAGTTACTACTAAAGTTAGCTTTAAGGAGCTATTTAAAACGCCACTTATGTGGAATTTAATTATTGCTTATTTTTGTATTTACGCAGTGAACTGGGGATTAGTATCATGGATTCCAACTTATCTTCAAAAAAATCGTGGACTTGATTTGATGTCGATTGGTTGGGCACAAACAATTCCAGCGATTACAACAATTATTGGTGTTTATGGTAGTGGTTTTATTATTGATAAGCTACCACGTGGAATGGACAAAATTTTAGGTTCCATTTCTTGTGCAGTTATTGGAATTTTATTGTATTTAATGTTTACAGCAGAATCTGTGACATTATTTATTGGCTATCAAACTGTTGTGTCGATATTTATTGCATTTGTTATTACATTACTACCTGCCATTGTCTTAAAAAAATTACCATCATCTATTACAGGTTCGGCAATGGGGGTTGCCAATACTGGCGGTCAATTAGCCGGATTTGTAACACCAATGGCTATCGGCTTTATGGTTGATGCGTTTGACGGTTCTTTTGACGCAGCCTTTTGGATGCTAATAGGATTTGCAGGCATTTGTATTATTTCACTACTAACGTTAAATGATCAAAAAGGAAAACTATTGAATTTATAA
- a CDS encoding DUF5713 family protein: MKKLDSEFKYLSDMYEDSYYPSFLVDKIKSNIIKVVHFMEEGNHSVEEVQEKLDEMTVAINELQDEFYQNDSEIETVARDSIAITVEEILQYFEVDIDIEEALRERDW; encoded by the coding sequence GTGAAAAAACTTGATTCTGAATTCAAATATTTATCGGACATGTACGAAGATTCTTATTATCCATCGTTTTTAGTGGATAAAATTAAATCAAACATTATTAAAGTAGTTCATTTTATGGAAGAAGGCAATCATTCAGTTGAGGAGGTTCAGGAAAAGTTAGATGAAATGACTGTAGCAATCAATGAACTACAGGATGAGTTTTATCAAAATGATAGTGAAATTGAAACTGTTGCACGAGATTCTATCGCAATAACCGTAGAAGAAATTTTACAATATTTTGAGGTTGATATAGATATTGAAGAAGCTTTAAGAGAAAGAGATTGGTGA
- a CDS encoding iron-hydroxamate ABC transporter substrate-binding protein, whose protein sequence is MKKLLLPMFMMVVLVLAACGNKEEHSKKDEEAVKEASSSETITYQSETGPIEVPANPKRVVVLSSYTGDLLQLGVNIVGVDAWEANNPNFQDDIKNAVVVENTDIEKIIELEPDLIIGLNNIENAEKISEIAPTVLFTYGKADYLQQFIEIGKVVNKEKEAEKWVEDFKARAAEVGKKIKEKIGEDATVTVAESFDKQLYLFGDNWARGTEILYQEMGLKMPVKVKEVALEPGYFAISQEVLGEYAGDYIILSVPDDQDSSFMNTSWFKDIDAVKNGHLYKANASAFYFNDAKTLDYQLNFFEEKFLQ, encoded by the coding sequence ATGAAAAAATTGTTATTACCAATGTTTATGATGGTTGTATTAGTACTTGCGGCGTGCGGCAATAAGGAAGAACATTCGAAGAAAGATGAGGAAGCAGTTAAAGAGGCATCTTCGTCGGAAACAATTACCTATCAATCTGAAACAGGTCCAATTGAAGTACCAGCTAATCCAAAGCGTGTGGTAGTGTTATCATCATATACTGGGGATTTACTACAACTTGGTGTGAATATTGTAGGTGTGGATGCTTGGGAAGCGAATAATCCAAACTTCCAAGATGACATTAAAAATGCAGTGGTAGTTGAAAATACGGATATTGAAAAAATTATTGAGCTGGAACCGGATTTAATTATTGGGTTAAATAATATTGAAAATGCTGAGAAGATATCAGAAATCGCTCCAACCGTATTATTTACTTATGGCAAAGCAGATTATTTACAACAATTTATCGAAATCGGTAAAGTGGTTAATAAAGAAAAAGAAGCAGAAAAATGGGTAGAAGATTTTAAAGCACGTGCTGCAGAAGTAGGTAAGAAAATTAAAGAAAAAATCGGTGAAGATGCCACAGTTACGGTTGCAGAAAGCTTTGATAAACAGTTGTATTTGTTTGGTGATAACTGGGCTCGTGGAACTGAAATTTTGTATCAAGAAATGGGCTTAAAAATGCCTGTAAAAGTGAAAGAGGTTGCCTTAGAGCCAGGATATTTCGCAATTTCACAAGAAGTATTAGGAGAATACGCTGGTGACTATATTATTTTAAGTGTACCAGATGACCAAGATTCTTCATTTATGAATACTTCATGGTTTAAAGATATAGATGCTGTGAAAAATGGACATTTATATAAAGCGAATGCAAGCGCATTTTACTTTAATGATGCAAAAACATTAGATTATCAATTAAATTTCTTTGAAGAGAAATTTTTACAATGA
- a CDS encoding Imm43 family immunity protein — protein MKKYMIINDKLTTPIFLDGVIHEHFDETMYHEGMGYSWNRHFFNKDDFPKELWLITTSKIEFDYYESFLGHIVEEQLLNLILDSKSLNEYVIAKLNIVNTKGKSKVKKNKNYYFIKYFDGISLVDYENSEFTSREVPKNKIFKTEGAFVEKYKKIVFKNTDFDVYRLKDLRLSSFLFCSDKFMQRCIQLKLIGLKFVELNEVVAHINSR, from the coding sequence TTGAAAAAATATATGATAATAAACGACAAACTCACGACACCTATTTTCTTAGATGGAGTAATACATGAACATTTTGATGAAACAATGTATCACGAAGGAATGGGGTATAGTTGGAATCGTCATTTTTTTAACAAAGATGATTTTCCTAAAGAGTTGTGGTTGATTACAACAAGCAAAATTGAATTTGACTATTATGAAAGTTTTTTAGGTCATATAGTTGAAGAACAGCTATTAAATCTAATATTAGATTCAAAGTCATTAAATGAATATGTGATAGCGAAACTTAATATAGTTAATACAAAGGGCAAGTCAAAGGTAAAGAAAAATAAAAACTATTATTTTATTAAATATTTTGATGGTATTTCTTTAGTGGATTATGAAAATTCAGAATTTACGTCTAGAGAAGTACCTAAAAATAAGATTTTTAAAACCGAAGGGGCATTTGTTGAAAAATATAAAAAAATTGTTTTTAAAAATACTGATTTTGATGTATATCGGTTAAAGGATTTAAGGTTAAGTTCATTCTTATTTTGTTCAGATAAATTTATGCAAAGATGTATACAACTAAAATTAATAGGTTTAAAATTTGTAGAATTAAATGAAGTAGTAGCACATATTAACTCTCGCTAG
- a CDS encoding DUF6531 domain-containing protein has product MKTLGEKEVSMITTYEDLVLEWPYPLIHIDKLTIKHQGNDHARLSFTGMIAEEQAQKYIQRVSHSDEVVVKFGRQQDILFSGRIENAELQAAQGVHYVSVEAVSFTANMDVAKRSRSFQDANMTYMALLDTIVGAYPQGDYIDHVSNGQAIGHISIQYMETDWAFIKRMASNLQAVVFPDLQGKGPRFWFGTPESKKSITIDHLPSVLHMDVDTYRLITENDGIDVSETDYTFCAFESTEAYELGTSVQLKGKSYVITVREIHLEAGVLKFQYTAQREKSIRQRLVRNLDLIGAAFTGKIIDVTQNTVKIHLDIDKKQEKEKAHWFAYSADANGVMYLMPQKGARAQLHFPSAVEQDAIVISSVRVSPATPEGGQKQTKKMADTTVKSLATNAGKDMTLGVGDITFSAVDGVLDLKMDDGEGVTFQSNSTIMLAADETLEISGMNELSVEAEEWIAISAKEQSHIILAGDTQLISTLIEQEGIEKKSQPPKLNEEAIEATSKVDVIFPQKAEQKKEKKSFFSKLLDNVSLALDVAGFIPGIGTIADIANAGISLVRGDFMGAAMNIVGAVPIVGDAAKTAYKVNKAAKVAEAASKTAKAADKAVDASKAVKGMKAAYSKVSQTLDTVSAVANKGTKSMKTAADKVIASMDEVLAVSKAVDGMKAMAKTELTKFNHQVLKKFNCTKGLSDKFCKKGFEPVDLITGRMIYEGVDFELPGPIPLAWERAWYSDSSRVGLTGHGMHFTYDLALEIFEEEELIGIVVTDGRAIGFPILPINLPYFNKKDRMTLKNTGVEYHLFEHDTRLLYVFEQTTETTYRLKEVRNEQDHHIQFTYNLKGFLSQVTDSVGRVLDVTTNEAGRMIEVALRNQTSREVLVRYVYNDVQDLIEIQDVLGQSTHIQYVNHLMMQKIDRNKNSFYWRYDGPTTGARVIKTWGDGNVLAGELAYYDGYNEITNSLGHTSTYYFNEDNLCTKIMYPDGSEVSYDYNEDFELLQEVDEDGRVTTFSYDEWANPVTMTLADGSTLSSQHDDKDRLIQAINPEGGSRQWIYNEDGTLQASVLEDGTKTEFSYNEHRLIDTVTNAQGHMVTLTYDADLNLSRVTLPDGTSSTWTYDRRGNCTSTTNPLGATEKFRYDQLNRLVRANLSDGNDVQLKYNAYDDIIFAKDNHTQVAFDYTILGSLISRKQGGKQVQFTYDTEEQLTAVINEKGEAYKFERDTKGNIFKEIGFDDMAKTYERSLAGLVQRIQRPGNRWTAYQHDSLGNVIRSDYYDGTWETFSYDKNGALQETENEHVTVKLERDSSGQVIKEWQNDQWIASSYDELGNRSQITSRLGAKIDVTRNELGNVLQMTATRSEQAQWTALMQYNELGQEIERILPGDVISKWQYDITGRPTHHRVSSQSRDTRRRAYNWGVNHQLRSMANELTGVKVTYGYDEFSNLVWANQDSRQFDFLYRSVDDVGNLYETKDKKDRVYGAGSRLLETKDAKFSYDEEGNLVEKVENNGDTWKYEYYGNGMMAKVMKPDMTEVTFKYDSLDRRIEKSSEGRATHFVWDGNTILHEYFSQDNSVENALQTVDLDSLVTWVFNDGFVPSAKITNKGSYSIISDYLGTPVEAYDEQGQKVWSAELDVYGRVNEFTGEKDFIPFRYQGQYEDLEIGLYYNRFRYYDPEQGNYTQVDPIGLAGGNPTLYGYVHDPNREIDLFGLSRAPSQILAGNLKKGGSKTTGYQAHHVIPTNVWKRYKTFFDDIGIGGLRDEAFNGIMIPSNPNTLQKSSFNFIHNTHHSLYNSHVVNEIKFISEDFDNGIIDEKTARGKVRKLQMNLKNQLSMGHSDTAQSKKYPNCKRLG; this is encoded by the coding sequence ATGAAAACGCTAGGAGAAAAGGAAGTCAGCATGATAACGACGTATGAGGATCTTGTGCTCGAATGGCCTTATCCTCTTATTCATATAGATAAACTCACGATAAAACATCAAGGCAATGACCATGCGAGATTGTCCTTTACAGGAATGATTGCGGAAGAGCAAGCGCAAAAATATATTCAACGTGTCAGTCATTCAGATGAAGTCGTTGTAAAATTTGGCCGACAACAAGACATCTTGTTCTCAGGTAGAATTGAAAATGCAGAGTTGCAGGCTGCCCAAGGGGTGCATTATGTCTCAGTTGAGGCAGTATCGTTTACAGCCAATATGGACGTTGCAAAACGCTCACGTTCTTTTCAAGATGCGAATATGACCTATATGGCGTTACTAGATACCATTGTAGGTGCTTATCCTCAAGGGGATTACATCGACCATGTTTCGAACGGTCAGGCCATTGGTCATATCTCAATTCAATACATGGAGACAGATTGGGCATTTATCAAACGAATGGCTTCCAACCTACAGGCGGTCGTTTTTCCTGATTTACAAGGAAAGGGACCACGATTTTGGTTTGGCACACCCGAAAGTAAGAAAAGCATAACAATCGACCATCTACCTTCAGTATTACATATGGATGTAGATACATATCGATTAATTACTGAAAATGATGGTATAGATGTAAGTGAAACCGATTATACATTTTGTGCGTTTGAAAGCACAGAAGCGTACGAGTTGGGTACATCGGTACAATTAAAGGGAAAATCCTATGTTATTACGGTTCGAGAAATTCATCTCGAAGCGGGTGTACTAAAGTTTCAATATACTGCTCAACGAGAAAAAAGTATTCGTCAACGATTAGTACGCAATTTAGATTTGATTGGCGCAGCCTTTACAGGGAAAATCATTGATGTTACGCAAAACACGGTTAAAATTCATTTAGATATCGATAAAAAACAAGAGAAAGAAAAAGCACATTGGTTTGCTTATTCAGCAGATGCAAATGGTGTCATGTATTTAATGCCGCAAAAAGGGGCACGTGCCCAATTGCATTTTCCAAGTGCTGTGGAACAAGATGCCATTGTCATTAGCTCGGTACGTGTTTCTCCTGCTACACCAGAAGGCGGACAAAAACAAACGAAAAAAATGGCAGACACGACCGTGAAATCATTGGCGACCAATGCGGGCAAAGATATGACACTAGGGGTTGGAGATATTACCTTTAGTGCAGTAGATGGTGTATTGGACCTTAAGATGGATGATGGAGAAGGTGTAACATTTCAAAGTAACAGTACCATCATGCTAGCGGCAGATGAAACACTAGAAATAAGTGGGATGAACGAGCTATCCGTAGAAGCCGAGGAATGGATTGCCATTTCAGCGAAGGAGCAGAGTCATATTATCCTTGCTGGTGACACACAGTTAATTAGTACGCTAATTGAACAAGAGGGAATAGAGAAAAAAAGTCAACCACCGAAGTTAAATGAAGAAGCAATTGAAGCTACATCAAAAGTGGATGTGATCTTCCCGCAAAAAGCAGAGCAGAAAAAGGAGAAAAAAAGCTTCTTTAGTAAGTTGCTTGATAATGTTAGTTTAGCGTTAGATGTTGCTGGATTTATTCCCGGTATCGGGACCATCGCGGATATTGCCAACGCAGGTATTAGCTTAGTAAGAGGAGACTTTATGGGCGCAGCGATGAACATAGTCGGTGCAGTGCCAATCGTTGGGGATGCTGCAAAAACAGCCTACAAGGTCAATAAAGCGGCAAAAGTAGCAGAGGCAGCAAGTAAAACCGCCAAGGCTGCGGATAAGGCAGTGGATGCTTCAAAAGCAGTAAAAGGGATGAAAGCCGCTTACTCCAAAGTGTCGCAAACACTCGATACGGTTTCGGCAGTAGCGAACAAAGGCACAAAAAGTATGAAAACAGCAGCCGATAAAGTGATCGCCTCGATGGATGAAGTGCTAGCTGTGTCAAAAGCTGTCGACGGTATGAAGGCGATGGCCAAAACAGAGCTGACTAAATTCAATCATCAAGTACTAAAGAAATTTAACTGTACAAAAGGTTTAAGTGATAAATTCTGTAAAAAAGGCTTTGAACCAGTTGATTTAATTACAGGGCGCATGATCTATGAAGGTGTTGACTTTGAACTACCTGGCCCTATCCCCCTTGCATGGGAACGTGCATGGTACAGTGATAGTAGTCGAGTTGGATTAACGGGACATGGTATGCACTTTACATACGATCTAGCCTTAGAAATATTTGAAGAAGAAGAGCTAATCGGCATTGTGGTGACGGATGGTCGCGCAATAGGGTTTCCAATTTTACCAATTAATTTACCATATTTTAATAAAAAAGATAGAATGACCCTGAAAAATACAGGTGTGGAATACCATTTGTTTGAGCATGATACACGCTTGCTTTATGTATTTGAACAAACAACCGAGACGACATACCGATTAAAAGAAGTAAGAAATGAGCAAGATCACCATATTCAATTTACGTATAACCTGAAAGGCTTCTTATCACAAGTAACAGATAGCGTAGGGCGCGTACTAGATGTTACGACAAATGAAGCGGGCAGAATGATAGAAGTCGCTTTACGTAACCAAACGAGTCGTGAAGTGTTAGTGCGCTATGTTTACAATGATGTTCAAGATTTAATCGAAATCCAAGATGTATTAGGGCAAAGTACACATATCCAATATGTCAATCATTTAATGATGCAAAAAATAGACCGTAATAAAAATAGTTTCTACTGGCGCTATGATGGGCCAACAACTGGTGCACGCGTTATTAAAACATGGGGAGATGGCAATGTTCTAGCGGGTGAGCTTGCCTATTACGATGGCTATAACGAAATTACCAATAGCTTAGGGCATACAAGTACTTACTATTTTAATGAAGATAACCTATGTACAAAAATTATGTATCCAGATGGTAGTGAGGTCAGCTATGACTATAATGAGGACTTTGAATTACTGCAAGAAGTAGATGAAGATGGTCGTGTAACAACTTTCAGCTATGATGAATGGGCAAACCCAGTCACGATGACGCTGGCAGATGGCAGTACGTTATCCTCTCAGCATGATGACAAAGATCGGTTGATTCAGGCAATTAATCCAGAGGGCGGTAGTCGCCAGTGGATTTATAATGAAGACGGGACATTACAGGCATCGGTTTTAGAAGATGGTACAAAGACTGAATTTTCCTATAATGAACATCGTTTAATTGACACAGTGACAAATGCGCAAGGCCATATGGTAACCTTAACGTATGACGCTGACCTAAATTTAAGCCGAGTAACATTACCAGATGGGACAAGTTCAACATGGACATACGACCGTCGTGGAAACTGCACAAGCACAACTAATCCACTCGGTGCCACAGAAAAGTTCCGTTATGACCAATTAAATCGCCTAGTACGCGCAAATCTATCCGATGGTAACGACGTTCAACTAAAGTACAATGCTTATGATGATATTATTTTTGCAAAGGATAACCATACACAAGTCGCCTTTGATTACACGATTCTAGGCAGCTTAATATCCCGCAAACAAGGTGGCAAGCAAGTACAATTCACCTACGATACAGAGGAGCAATTAACCGCTGTTATTAATGAAAAAGGCGAAGCGTACAAATTTGAACGCGATACAAAAGGCAATATCTTTAAGGAAATCGGCTTTGATGACATGGCAAAAACGTATGAGCGAAGTCTAGCAGGATTAGTGCAGCGGATTCAACGCCCAGGGAATCGTTGGACAGCCTATCAGCACGATTCGCTAGGAAATGTCATCCGCTCTGACTACTATGACGGCACGTGGGAAACATTTAGCTATGACAAAAACGGCGCATTACAAGAGACAGAAAATGAGCATGTAACCGTCAAGCTAGAACGAGATTCATCTGGGCAAGTGATCAAGGAATGGCAAAATGACCAGTGGATTGCGAGTAGCTATGATGAGCTAGGCAATCGCTCCCAAATAACAAGTCGCCTCGGTGCCAAAATCGATGTCACACGTAATGAGCTGGGCAATGTCTTGCAAATGACCGCAACTCGCTCCGAGCAAGCCCAGTGGACAGCCTTGATGCAATACAATGAACTCGGTCAAGAGATTGAGCGAATCCTACCAGGGGATGTTATTAGTAAATGGCAATATGATATCACAGGTAGACCAACACACCATCGCGTAAGTAGTCAAAGCAGAGATACCCGAAGACGTGCCTACAATTGGGGCGTCAATCATCAATTACGTAGTATGGCCAACGAGCTAACGGGTGTAAAAGTGACTTATGGTTACGACGAATTTAGTAACCTCGTGTGGGCCAATCAAGACAGTCGTCAATTTGATTTCTTATATCGCAGTGTCGATGATGTCGGCAATCTATATGAAACAAAAGACAAAAAAGACCGTGTCTATGGCGCAGGCAGTAGATTATTAGAAACAAAAGACGCCAAATTCTCCTATGACGAAGAAGGAAATCTCGTAGAGAAAGTCGAAAATAATGGAGATACATGGAAGTACGAGTACTATGGCAATGGTATGATGGCGAAGGTCATGAAGCCAGATATGACAGAAGTTACGTTCAAGTATGATTCGTTAGACAGGCGGATAGAGAAGAGTTCGGAAGGTAGAGCTACTCATTTTGTGTGGGATGGCAATACGATTCTGCACGAGTATTTCTCGCAGGATAATTCAGTGGAGAATGCCTTACAGACAGTTGACTTAGACAGTCTCGTTACATGGGTATTCAATGATGGCTTTGTTCCTTCTGCAAAAATCACGAATAAAGGCAGCTACAGCATTATTAGTGATTATCTCGGAACGCCTGTTGAAGCCTATGATGAACAAGGTCAAAAGGTTTGGTCGGCTGAGCTTGATGTGTATGGACGAGTGAACGAGTTTACGGGTGAGAAAGATTTTATTCCGTTTAGGTATCAAGGGCAGTATGAAGATTTAGAGATTGGATTGTATTATAACCGATTCCGATACTATGACCCAGAGCAAGGGAATTATACGCAAGTTGACCCGATTGGGCTAGCGGGTGGGAATCCTACGCTTTATGGGTATGTTCATGATCCTAACAGAGAAATTGACTTGTTTGGTTTATCGAGAGCACCTAGTCAAATTCTAGCTGGTAACTTAAAGAAAGGCGGTAGTAAGACAACTGGATACCAGGCTCATCATGTGATTCCAACCAATGTTTGGAAACGATATAAAACGTTTTTTGACGATATAGGGATAGGGGGATTAAGAGATGAGGCTTTTAACGGTATTATGATTCCAAGTAACCCTAATACCCTTCAAAAAAGTTCCTTTAACTTTATTCATAATACACATCATTCTCTATATAACAGTCATGTAGTAAATGAGATAAAATTCATTTCGGAAGATTTTGATAATGGGATCATAGACGAAAAGACGGCAAGAGGAAAAGTTAGAAAATTACAAATGAATCTAAAGAATCAACTTTCAATGGGGCACTCTGATACAGCACAGTCCAAAAAATATCCAAATTGCAAGAGATTGGGGTAA